One window from the genome of Mucilaginibacter ginsenosidivorans encodes:
- a CDS encoding ABC transporter permease has translation MLKINFKLAFRNMFRNKLYTTINIIGLGVASAFCILVYLYVKNERSFDRFHHDQAQLFRLEESDLFASLQHEQPKKSFFSFMMKDAEQKNMVVTPPILAEDLKRNFPEVESAIRLGGLGDEIVRAGNQSFKEKDNVTYADADFFKVFNFPLISGNPATVLSEQNKVVISERLAKKYFGNENAVGKVISFPNDNNMLFTVGGVSENFPANSSLQYDMVIPIQADPDYKERLKNGTNSFSHPLILKLKAGTDVAKFNAKLNVFAKTYFKSVVESMQKNNPNKVEDMHLYLRPFADAHYNQSGPWGHYTDLKNIYQLTCLTFVILFIACLNYILLTLTSTMSRSQDVGVRKTIGAGRLQIILQYYAETQLLAFISVLVGLVIASACLPFFSSITGSQLQLAYFSFGQIALLLFVLAVSLGLIAGIYPALAMSGLKPLNIMRSFSAYKLNPVLSKGLVVVQFTICVILIISSLVINKQMHFINKTDMGFDKDQVVVLGSPYSWSDKEKLNVLEQRMYNYAATQPAIQDITSASFVFAGYNSNGYIINGQKTMLQELNVDFNYFSFMKIPIVKGRAFSRAIPSDSAKIVLPPNPDLKGSTARHAVVVNETLYGMLGKPELGVLNNQMGGIIIGVCKDYHVDDLTKKIQPAYHTVNKNIAGQIWIKISAGKNIAQTLQDIKTYWDKVTDNSPFEYTFMDQEVAKSYDAYMRWMATITTSCILAIILACLGLFGLSGITTINRTKEIGIRKVLGASISNLFLLLNKGTIMLAIGSFIIAVPIALYLVYQWLDNFVYRIKPDWLLFSIAGAIAMLTAILAVSYHTIRAALANPVKSLRSE, from the coding sequence ATGTTAAAAATCAACTTTAAACTTGCGTTCAGGAACATGTTCCGCAACAAGCTGTACACTACCATTAATATTATTGGTTTGGGTGTAGCCAGCGCCTTTTGTATACTGGTTTATTTATATGTAAAAAATGAGCGATCATTTGACCGCTTCCATCATGACCAGGCACAATTGTTCAGGCTGGAAGAGTCGGATCTGTTTGCATCGCTTCAGCACGAACAGCCTAAAAAAAGCTTTTTCTCGTTTATGATGAAGGATGCCGAACAGAAAAATATGGTGGTAACCCCGCCAATTTTAGCTGAAGACTTGAAACGCAATTTTCCGGAAGTTGAAAGTGCCATTCGGTTGGGCGGACTGGGTGACGAGATCGTACGTGCAGGTAATCAGAGTTTTAAGGAAAAAGATAATGTTACTTACGCTGACGCTGATTTTTTCAAGGTATTTAATTTCCCATTAATATCAGGGAACCCCGCCACTGTGCTTTCCGAACAAAATAAGGTGGTGATCAGCGAACGGCTGGCGAAAAAGTATTTCGGAAATGAAAACGCGGTAGGGAAAGTTATCTCATTTCCAAACGACAACAATATGCTTTTTACTGTGGGCGGTGTGTCTGAAAATTTCCCGGCAAATTCAAGCCTGCAGTATGATATGGTGATCCCTATCCAGGCTGACCCGGATTATAAAGAAAGGTTGAAGAATGGCACCAACTCATTTAGTCATCCTTTGATTTTAAAATTGAAGGCAGGTACTGATGTAGCTAAATTCAATGCAAAATTGAATGTTTTCGCAAAAACCTACTTTAAATCAGTAGTTGAATCTATGCAGAAGAACAACCCCAACAAAGTTGAAGATATGCATTTGTACCTGCGGCCATTTGCGGATGCTCACTATAATCAAAGCGGTCCGTGGGGCCACTACACCGATCTGAAAAACATCTACCAGCTGACATGCCTTACCTTTGTTATTTTATTCATAGCCTGTTTAAATTATATCCTGCTAACGCTCACCAGCACTATGTCGCGCTCGCAGGATGTGGGTGTGCGTAAAACTATTGGCGCGGGCCGGCTCCAGATAATCCTTCAGTATTATGCTGAAACACAATTGCTGGCATTTATTTCGGTACTGGTTGGCCTGGTGATCGCCTCGGCTTGCCTGCCATTTTTCAGTTCAATTACAGGGTCGCAATTACAATTGGCCTATTTCTCATTCGGGCAGATCGCATTGCTGTTATTTGTGCTGGCTGTTTCATTAGGGCTCATCGCAGGTATTTACCCGGCGTTAGCTATGTCGGGACTGAAACCGCTTAATATTATGCGCAGTTTCTCGGCTTACAAGCTTAACCCTGTTTTGTCAAAAGGATTGGTAGTTGTCCAGTTTACCATTTGTGTTATCCTGATCATTTCATCATTGGTGATCAATAAGCAGATGCACTTTATTAATAAAACCGACATGGGTTTCGATAAAGACCAGGTAGTTGTTTTGGGTTCGCCTTATAGCTGGTCGGATAAAGAGAAACTAAATGTACTGGAGCAGCGGATGTATAATTATGCCGCCACGCAGCCTGCTATACAGGATATTACCAGCGCATCGTTTGTTTTTGCCGGGTATAACAGCAACGGTTATATTATCAACGGGCAAAAGACTATGTTGCAGGAACTTAATGTTGATTTCAACTATTTTTCCTTTATGAAGATCCCAATTGTAAAGGGCAGGGCATTTTCGCGGGCCATTCCGAGCGACAGCGCCAAAATTGTCCTTCCACCTAATCCCGATCTGAAAGGAAGCACCGCCAGGCATGCGGTTGTAGTAAACGAAACGTTATACGGTATGCTGGGCAAACCCGAGCTGGGTGTGCTAAATAACCAGATGGGTGGAATTATCATCGGTGTCTGCAAGGATTATCATGTTGACGATCTGACCAAAAAAATTCAGCCCGCTTACCATACCGTCAATAAAAACATAGCCGGACAAATATGGATCAAAATAAGTGCGGGAAAAAACATCGCTCAGACCCTACAGGATATCAAAACCTATTGGGATAAGGTTACCGATAATTCACCTTTCGAATATACTTTTATGGACCAGGAGGTGGCCAAAAGTTACGATGCCTATATGCGCTGGATGGCTACTATTACTACTTCATGTATCCTGGCGATTATCCTGGCCTGCCTCGGCCTGTTTGGGCTCTCAGGCATAACCACCATTAATCGTACAAAAGAGATCGGTATACGCAAAGTGCTTGGCGCATCCATATCCAATTTGTTCCTGCTATTAAACAAAGGAACCATCATGCTTGCTATAGGCTCATTTATTATTGCCGTGCCTATAGCGCTTTACCTTGTCTACCAATGGCTCGATAATTTTGTTTACCGCATTAAACCTGATTGGCTATTATTCTCCATAGCCGGAGCAATTGCTATGCTGACAGCAATATTAGCGGTGAGTTACCATACTATACGGGCGGCCCTGGCAAACCCTGTGAAGAGCCTACGGAGCGAGTAA
- a CDS encoding ABC transporter permease, with translation MIKNYLKIAWRNLVRQRLFSLINITGLAVGLAVCMLIMLYVAHEHSYDRFHKNGERIYTLHASIKIGGQALNMTYMSFAAGPIVKQNQPKVQDYMRTMDNVKQVIVYDPAKPDVKFAESKMMFADAGFFDFFSFKLSSGNPSTVLTRPFSVVLSKDMAKKYFGDSDPVGKTLTIKSDSAYTYQVTGVAENAPSNSSIDFNFIASNASLSSMKDMSNRIGEQQRIGPGSFNIYLLLKDRADTAQVKRVMQSIVKADKQAFDDERFSLEPLAITHLENNYGDTAGTKYLKIFPIVAVLVLLLALVNYMSLSTARAALRAKEVGVRKVTGASRTNIARQFYVESALFTSLSFLLGYVLCYAFKPLFLNALKLKIDNSFLYSPLVLLLMAGLLLVTVLIAGSYPSLVLSSFKPVITLKGKMSKQSGGVTVRRVFTTLQFAISVGLIICGIVIDRQLYYLRHAETGINKENVVMIPVNSTFGEHYHAFNQEVKNLAGVTAVATSHYGMFQGYDMYMVNGKNQKQSSMLPALTVDENFISVLGLKWKYPPLLNAQIAGRNKVVINEEALSKLQLDANPVGSFIKAGTENIEIMGVVKDFNFSTLQEPIKPLGLFMAQDTARYWTKFGCNLFARIGPKTNLPTLIDAIKGIYKKYDKDTPFTYTFLDDAFNSQYQAEDRLASIFSIFTIITVILAGMGLFGLAAFTIEQRTKEIGVRKVLGASLSSISTLLSKDFLKLILLSIIIASPVAWWAMHNWLQGFAYRINIQWWMFVSAGILAVAVAIITVSYHAIKAAIANPVDSLRSE, from the coding sequence ATGATAAAAAACTATTTAAAAATAGCCTGGCGTAACCTTGTAAGGCAGCGTCTTTTCAGTCTCATCAATATTACGGGCCTGGCAGTTGGGCTTGCTGTTTGTATGCTTATCATGCTGTATGTGGCGCATGAGCACAGTTACGACCGTTTCCATAAAAATGGCGAGCGTATTTATACCCTGCACGCCAGTATAAAAATTGGCGGGCAGGCTTTGAACATGACCTATATGAGCTTTGCTGCGGGCCCGATAGTGAAGCAAAACCAACCTAAGGTGCAGGATTATATGCGCACGATGGATAATGTCAAACAGGTTATAGTTTATGACCCGGCCAAACCAGACGTAAAATTTGCCGAAAGTAAAATGATGTTTGCCGATGCGGGCTTTTTCGATTTTTTCTCTTTTAAGTTATCATCCGGCAACCCATCTACAGTTTTGACCAGGCCATTCTCTGTTGTGCTTTCAAAGGACATGGCAAAAAAATATTTCGGCGATAGCGATCCGGTAGGGAAAACACTCACCATAAAAAGCGATAGCGCTTATACTTATCAGGTAACCGGCGTTGCTGAAAACGCACCGTCAAACTCATCGATCGACTTCAATTTTATAGCTTCGAACGCGAGCTTGTCATCTATGAAGGATATGAGCAACCGGATAGGCGAGCAGCAACGCATAGGTCCGGGATCATTCAATATTTACCTGCTGCTGAAAGACAGGGCCGACACAGCACAAGTAAAACGCGTAATGCAGTCGATTGTTAAGGCCGATAAGCAAGCCTTTGATGATGAGCGGTTTTCGCTAGAACCGCTTGCAATTACACATCTTGAAAACAATTACGGTGATACGGCCGGCACAAAGTATCTCAAAATATTCCCTATAGTTGCCGTATTGGTATTACTGCTGGCGCTAGTCAATTATATGAGTCTTTCGACCGCCAGGGCCGCTTTGCGGGCCAAAGAGGTGGGCGTTCGGAAGGTAACCGGGGCAAGCCGCACCAATATAGCCAGGCAGTTTTATGTCGAATCAGCACTTTTTACGTCTTTATCGTTCCTATTGGGCTACGTGTTGTGTTATGCCTTTAAACCACTCTTTTTAAACGCCCTGAAACTTAAGATCGACAACAGTTTCCTGTATAGCCCATTGGTATTATTACTTATGGCCGGGCTGTTGCTGGTTACAGTTTTGATAGCCGGAAGCTACCCTTCGCTGGTATTGTCATCATTCAAACCTGTTATTACTTTGAAGGGAAAAATGAGCAAACAATCAGGTGGAGTAACGGTGCGCAGGGTATTTACGACGCTGCAATTTGCCATATCGGTAGGCCTTATCATTTGCGGCATCGTTATCGACCGTCAATTGTATTATCTACGACATGCAGAGACCGGCATCAACAAGGAAAATGTGGTTATGATACCTGTAAACAGCACCTTCGGCGAGCACTACCATGCGTTTAACCAGGAGGTGAAAAACCTTGCCGGCGTAACTGCCGTGGCAACATCGCATTACGGCATGTTCCAGGGATACGATATGTATATGGTTAACGGCAAAAATCAAAAACAATCGTCGATGCTCCCGGCTTTAACCGTGGATGAAAATTTTATAAGCGTACTGGGTCTTAAATGGAAATATCCACCATTGTTGAACGCACAAATTGCGGGTCGTAATAAAGTGGTGATAAACGAGGAGGCATTATCAAAACTGCAGCTGGACGCTAATCCGGTTGGCAGTTTTATAAAAGCCGGTACAGAAAATATAGAAATAATGGGGGTTGTAAAAGACTTTAACTTTAGTACGTTGCAGGAACCCATAAAACCATTGGGCTTATTCATGGCACAGGATACAGCACGTTACTGGACTAAATTTGGCTGTAATCTTTTTGCCAGGATCGGGCCGAAGACAAATCTCCCTACGCTGATCGATGCCATAAAAGGCATTTACAAAAAATATGACAAGGACACTCCCTTTACTTATACTTTTTTGGATGATGCTTTCAATTCACAATACCAGGCCGAAGATCGCCTGGCGTCCATATTCAGCATTTTTACCATAATAACTGTAATCCTTGCCGGTATGGGGCTATTTGGCCTGGCAGCATTTACCATCGAACAGCGAACTAAGGAAATAGGCGTACGCAAAGTGCTTGGCGCAAGCTTGTCGTCCATATCAACATTGCTTTCCAAAGATTTTTTAAAACTGATACTGCTTTCTATTATCATTGCGTCGCCGGTGGCCTGGTGGGCCATGCACAACTGGCTGCAGGGCTTTGCCTACCGCATCAATATCCAATGGTGGATGTTTGTTTCGGCAGGAATTCTTGCTGTGGCAGTAGCGATCATCACCGTAAGCTATCACGCCATAAAAGCGGCTATTGCGAACCCGGTAGATAGTTTGAGGAGCGAGTGA
- a CDS encoding ABC transporter permease: MLKNYFKIAWRNIVRHKGYAAINVSGLTVGIAACLLIFVIIQFETSFETFRPNYKNIYHVVTQQKREEGFAYNPGVPIPSTEALRLDFPQAKVAAINTAYGSQITVLRGGTAGDAGDKKFTENMGVMFMEPQFFDIFKADWLAGNPSVLAQPEMAVIDKSSAEKYFGDWKNAVGKLLKMDNLINLKVAGVIEDAKPNSDLPLKILISFLTVKKYPDNYYFQSGWHSISSNHQVFMELPASESVVRINAQLAGFVKKHSGDKGKVGTIEFLQPLADMHFDTRFGNTLGDHMTTRASLRTMSFIAVLIIIMASINFINLSTAQSVGRSKEVGIRKVLGSSRKQLIAQVMGETAIIVVGAVILSVIAAKLALPYLKNVANVPDSISLLSIGSILFLAIVAITVILLAGIYPALVVSGFKPVLALKNKITAASIGGIPLRKSLVVGQFAISQFLIIGTMITIKQMNFVNEANLGFNKEAVLIIPGYTDSISLGKMESYKQRLLQNPAVRSASFVSDAPSSDNNWGTNFYFDNSTKENGITTFLKVGDADYFKTFGLHFAAGKGFEQSDTARQVVVNETFVAKLNIKPQDAVGKTVRLGGNKSPWLRIAGVVKDFKTNSLREAVKPIVISPAKKFESEVAIKIQTKNLVQTVAGLQKQWESTYPEYAYNGYFLDENIAHFYNQENQMALIYKIFAGIAIFISCLGLYGLVSFMVVQRTKEVGVRKVLGASISSIVYLFSKEFMILIALSFVIAVPVAWYMMTGWLQNFVYRIHISADVFFAAVLASLLLAWLTVGYKAVKAALVNPVKSLRSE, translated from the coding sequence ATGCTTAAGAACTATTTCAAAATTGCCTGGCGCAATATCGTTCGCCACAAAGGGTACGCAGCTATTAACGTTTCGGGCCTTACAGTTGGCATAGCAGCCTGCCTGCTTATTTTCGTTATCATCCAGTTCGAAACAAGCTTTGAAACCTTCAGGCCAAATTATAAGAATATCTATCATGTAGTAACCCAGCAAAAACGCGAGGAAGGCTTTGCTTATAACCCGGGAGTACCTATCCCTTCGACAGAGGCATTGCGCCTTGATTTTCCGCAGGCCAAAGTAGCCGCTATCAATACAGCCTATGGTAGCCAGATCACGGTATTGAGGGGTGGAACCGCGGGTGATGCAGGCGACAAGAAATTCACTGAAAATATGGGGGTTATGTTTATGGAACCCCAGTTCTTTGACATTTTTAAGGCCGACTGGCTCGCGGGTAACCCATCGGTACTGGCGCAGCCGGAGATGGCTGTGATAGATAAAAGCAGCGCGGAAAAGTATTTCGGCGATTGGAAAAATGCGGTGGGAAAATTGCTAAAAATGGATAACCTGATCAATTTAAAGGTGGCCGGTGTAATAGAAGATGCAAAACCAAACAGCGACCTGCCACTCAAAATATTGATATCCTTCCTCACGGTAAAAAAATACCCTGATAATTACTACTTCCAAAGCGGTTGGCATTCGATAAGCAGCAATCACCAGGTTTTCATGGAACTACCGGCCAGCGAATCAGTGGTCAGGATCAATGCTCAGCTGGCAGGCTTCGTAAAAAAGCATTCGGGTGATAAAGGTAAGGTTGGGACGATAGAATTTTTACAGCCACTGGCGGATATGCACTTTGATACCCGGTTTGGGAACACCCTCGGCGACCATATGACCACCCGCGCGTCACTGCGCACCATGTCGTTTATCGCGGTGCTCATCATCATTATGGCCTCTATTAATTTTATTAACCTGTCTACAGCGCAATCAGTGGGCCGGTCGAAAGAAGTGGGTATCCGCAAGGTGCTGGGCAGCAGCCGCAAGCAACTTATTGCGCAGGTAATGGGCGAAACAGCCATCATCGTTGTTGGAGCGGTTATCTTATCGGTCATCGCAGCCAAACTGGCACTCCCTTATTTAAAGAATGTTGCCAACGTACCCGATTCGATCAGTCTGTTAAGTATTGGTAGCATATTGTTCCTTGCAATTGTTGCAATAACCGTGATACTGCTGGCGGGTATTTACCCCGCGTTGGTGGTGTCGGGCTTTAAGCCGGTACTGGCGTTAAAAAATAAAATAACCGCTGCCTCCATTGGCGGCATACCTTTGCGGAAGTCGCTGGTGGTGGGACAGTTTGCTATTTCACAGTTTCTGATCATAGGAACGATGATCACCATAAAACAAATGAATTTTGTTAATGAGGCCAACCTGGGGTTTAACAAAGAGGCGGTCCTGATCATACCAGGCTACACGGATAGCATTAGCCTGGGTAAAATGGAGTCGTATAAGCAGCGACTATTGCAAAACCCGGCGGTGCGCTCGGCAAGTTTTGTATCTGATGCGCCGTCATCCGACAATAACTGGGGTACTAATTTTTATTTTGACAATTCGACGAAAGAAAATGGGATCACTACCTTTTTAAAGGTTGGCGATGCTGATTATTTTAAAACCTTCGGTCTGCATTTTGCTGCCGGTAAAGGTTTCGAACAAAGCGACACAGCGCGGCAGGTTGTTGTAAATGAAACTTTTGTTGCTAAACTGAACATAAAACCGCAGGACGCCGTGGGTAAAACGGTACGTTTGGGCGGAAATAAGTCGCCCTGGCTCCGAATAGCCGGTGTGGTGAAGGATTTTAAAACTAATTCGCTCAGAGAGGCGGTTAAACCGATAGTAATATCCCCGGCTAAAAAATTTGAATCGGAAGTAGCTATCAAGATCCAGACGAAAAATCTCGTCCAAACGGTAGCCGGATTGCAAAAACAGTGGGAGAGTACTTATCCCGAATATGCCTATAATGGCTATTTCCTGGATGAAAACATCGCTCATTTCTATAACCAGGAAAACCAGATGGCCCTTATCTACAAAATATTTGCCGGTATAGCCATTTTTATTTCGTGCCTTGGTTTGTATGGACTGGTGTCGTTCATGGTAGTGCAGCGGACCAAAGAGGTTGGTGTACGCAAAGTGCTTGGTGCATCTATCAGTAGCATTGTATACTTATTCTCAAAAGAGTTTATGATACTGATAGCGCTGTCATTTGTGATAGCTGTGCCGGTTGCCTGGTATATGATGACCGGTTGGCTGCAAAACTTTGTTTACCGCATCCATATCAGCGCCGATGTGTTTTTTGCGGCTGTATTAGCTTCGTTATTGCTGGCATGGCTTACGGTGGGCTACAAAGCTGTGAAAGCCGCTTTGGTGAACCCGGTGAAGAGCCTTCGGAGCGAATAG
- a CDS encoding ABC transporter permease, translating into MIKNYLKTTFRSLLKNRSYSFLNITGLAVGIACASLIFLWVQDELTFNHNFEKRANIYKIYENQTYEGKVSTFHATPGLMAKTITTEIPGIKSAARLSGTSASLFSLGDKYINEQGDYADKEILSILDIPFVKGNPATAMQELHSLVINETMAKKFFGDAEPIGKALKMNNDKEFTVTGVFHDLPKNSTLQFHWLVPLANIDHSQPWMTMWGANWARTYVELEPSANVASVNQKLKNYISTKTKNDNKTVCFLFAMNDWNLHDNFVDGKMSGGKIQYVKTFTFIAWIILLIACINFMNLSTARSEQRAKEVGVRKVMGAGRGKLIGQFIGEAVVMSFVSVVLAIGIVYLALPSFNDMVQKELSVNILEPGHLIFLFTIAIITGLLAGSYPAFYLSSFNPITVLKNIKIKTGAASGFIRQSLVVIQFSASIILIIGTVIIYQQIQHVKNRQLGYDRNNLIYMDVQGKMVEHFAAIRNDLNKSGVVENAALSDDPVLEVGSNTDGYTWEGKDATKNPLISWEKVSPQFISTMGMKLVAGRDFYADAKLDSSNVIINEAFARQMGKEGRVGGILRDGNKSYQITGIVKDFLYNDMYATSAPALFYCKEAENRIFNVRLKSDVNVQDALTKIGQVMKANNPGYPFEYKFIDDDFDQLFKTETLTGSLAGVFAGLAIFISCLGLFGLAAYTAERRIKEIGIRKVLGASVSGLVGLLSKDFLKLVCIACVIAFPVAFWTTHHWLQSYQYRIDINWVVFAVAGVAAMLIALTTVSFQAIKAALMNPVKSLRSE; encoded by the coding sequence ATGATAAAGAATTATTTAAAAACCACATTCCGCAGCCTGTTAAAGAACAGGTCGTACAGCTTTTTGAATATCACCGGTTTAGCGGTGGGTATTGCCTGTGCTTCGCTCATATTTTTATGGGTACAGGATGAGCTTACTTTCAATCACAATTTTGAAAAGAGGGCCAATATTTACAAGATATATGAGAATCAAACCTATGAGGGCAAGGTATCTACTTTTCATGCAACGCCGGGGTTAATGGCCAAAACCATAACAACCGAGATACCGGGTATTAAAAGTGCCGCGCGGTTAAGCGGTACCAGCGCATCGCTTTTTTCACTGGGCGATAAGTATATTAACGAGCAGGGTGACTATGCGGATAAGGAAATACTGTCCATCCTCGATATTCCATTTGTAAAGGGTAATCCTGCAACCGCCATGCAGGAATTGCATTCGCTGGTGATCAATGAAACCATGGCCAAAAAATTCTTCGGTGATGCTGAACCGATAGGCAAGGCTTTGAAAATGAACAATGATAAAGAGTTTACCGTTACCGGCGTTTTCCATGACCTGCCAAAAAATTCCACGCTCCAGTTCCATTGGTTGGTGCCATTGGCAAATATTGATCATTCCCAGCCCTGGATGACCATGTGGGGAGCCAACTGGGCGCGTACTTATGTCGAATTAGAACCGTCTGCAAATGTGGCAAGCGTAAACCAAAAATTAAAGAACTACATCAGCACCAAAACAAAAAACGATAATAAAACAGTTTGTTTCCTATTCGCGATGAATGACTGGAACCTTCATGACAATTTTGTTGACGGCAAAATGAGCGGTGGTAAAATTCAATATGTGAAAACCTTCACATTCATCGCCTGGATAATTCTGCTCATAGCCTGTATCAACTTTATGAATCTTTCGACGGCGCGGTCTGAGCAACGTGCCAAGGAGGTGGGCGTACGCAAGGTTATGGGTGCCGGCAGGGGTAAGCTTATCGGGCAGTTTATCGGCGAAGCTGTGGTAATGTCTTTTGTCTCGGTTGTTTTAGCTATTGGCATAGTTTACCTGGCGTTACCGTCCTTCAACGACATGGTTCAAAAGGAGCTGTCCGTTAATATTTTAGAGCCCGGTCATTTGATCTTTTTGTTCACCATAGCTATCATAACCGGCTTACTGGCAGGCAGCTATCCCGCCTTTTACCTTTCATCTTTCAATCCGATCACTGTTTTAAAGAATATAAAGATCAAAACCGGCGCGGCTTCAGGGTTCATCAGGCAAAGTTTGGTGGTTATACAGTTCTCCGCTTCCATAATCTTGATCATAGGCACCGTTATCATTTATCAGCAAATACAGCATGTCAAGAACAGGCAACTTGGTTATGACAGGAACAACCTTATCTACATGGACGTACAGGGTAAGATGGTTGAGCATTTCGCTGCCATCCGTAACGATCTGAACAAGAGCGGTGTAGTAGAAAACGCAGCGTTAAGCGACGATCCGGTATTGGAGGTAGGCAGTAACACTGATGGCTATACCTGGGAAGGTAAAGACGCCACCAAAAATCCGCTGATCAGCTGGGAAAAAGTAAGCCCGCAATTTATTTCGACCATGGGCATGAAACTGGTAGCCGGAAGAGATTTTTATGCGGACGCCAAACTCGACAGCAGCAATGTGATCATAAACGAAGCATTTGCCAGGCAGATGGGTAAAGAGGGCCGGGTAGGTGGCATTTTGAGAGATGGCAATAAGTCTTATCAAATAACAGGTATTGTCAAAGACTTTTTGTACAACGATATGTATGCAACAAGCGCTCCGGCTCTATTTTATTGTAAAGAAGCCGAAAACCGGATTTTTAATGTCAGGTTAAAATCTGATGTAAACGTGCAGGATGCCTTGACGAAGATAGGACAGGTGATGAAAGCGAACAATCCGGGTTATCCGTTCGAATACAAATTTATCGATGACGACTTCGACCAATTATTCAAGACAGAGACTTTAACAGGTTCACTTGCAGGTGTTTTTGCCGGATTGGCCATATTCATTTCATGCCTGGGATTATTCGGACTTGCGGCTTATACTGCCGAGCGCCGGATAAAGGAAATAGGTATCCGCAAGGTGCTGGGCGCCTCGGTATCAGGGTTGGTAGGATTACTATCAAAAGATTTCCTGAAACTGGTGTGCATAGCCTGTGTCATCGCGTTCCCGGTAGCTTTTTGGACGACACATCATTGGCTGCAAAGCTATCAATACCGCATAGATATCAATTGGGTCGTATTTGCGGTCGCCGGGGTAGCTGCTATGTTGATCGCGTTAACTACAGTAAGTTTCCAGGCCATAAAAGCGGCGCTGATGAACCCGGTAAAAAGTCTGAGGAGTGAGTGA